From the Kogia breviceps isolate mKogBre1 chromosome 3, mKogBre1 haplotype 1, whole genome shotgun sequence genome, one window contains:
- the PIGBOS1 gene encoding protein PIGBOS1, with the protein MFGRLTFPQLLFASILGIAGGIYIYQPIFEQYSRDQKELKEKLKLVQDSEEKKT; encoded by the coding sequence ATGTTTGGAAGATTGACTTTTCCACAGCTGCTTTTTGCTAGCATCCTTGGAATTGCTGGaggaatatatatttatcaacCAATATTTGAACAGTATTCCAGAGATCAgaaggaattaaaagaaaagttgaaaTTGGTACAAGActcagaagagaagaaaacttaA